Proteins from a single region of Hypanus sabinus isolate sHypSab1 chromosome 26, sHypSab1.hap1, whole genome shotgun sequence:
- the LOC132381640 gene encoding histone-lysine N-methyltransferase PRDM9-like yields MNHQQSSAGARPFSCCHCGKGFKNSSGLQRHQLVHTRERPFICTECGNGFTQSSDLLTHQRIHTGERPFVCRECGKGFTRSSNLLTHQRSHMGVRPFVCSECGRGFTRSSELLRHQRIHNGERPYVCSECGMRFTRSSHLQSHQQTHSGERPFVCSECGRGFTRSSELRTHQLIHTGERPYVCSECGKGFTRSSHLQSHQKIHNGMRPFVCSECGRGFTWSTELRTHQRIHTGERPFPCSECGKGFTRPSDLLKHQRIHTGERPFICSQCGKGFTRSSHLRTHQRIHNRE; encoded by the coding sequence ATGAACCACCAGCAAAGTTCCGCCGGTGCGAGGCCGTTCAGCTGCTGTCACTGCGGGAAGGGTTTCAAAAACTCCTCCggactacagagacaccagctggTCCACAccagggagaggccattcatctgcactgAGTGCGGGAATGGGTTCACTCAGTCGTCTGACCTGTTGACGCACCAACggattcacaccggggagcggccgttcgtATGCCGTGAGTGTGgcaagggattcactcgttcATCCAACCTGCTGACTCACCAACGAAGTCACATGGGGGTGCGGCCGTTCGTCTGCTCTGAGTGCGGGAGGGGATTCACAAGGTCTTCCGAGCTTCTGAGGCACCAACGCATTCATAACGGCGAGAGGCCCTACGTTTGCTCCGAGTGCGGGATGAGGTTCACTCGCTCGTCCCACCTGCAGTCGCACCAACAAACTCACAGCGGGGAGCGGCCGTTCGTCTGCTCTGAGtgcgggaggggattcactcggtcatccgagCTTCGGACACATCAGCtcattcacaccggggagaggccttACGTGTGCTCCGAGTGCGGGAAGGGGTTCACTCGTTCATCCCACCTGCAGTCGCACCAAAAAATTCACAATGGGATGCGGCCCTTCGTCTGCTCTGAGTGCGGGAGGGGATTCACTTGGTCAACTGAGCTTCGGACTCACCAACGTatccacaccggggagaggccctTCCCCTGTTCCgagtgtggaaagggattcactcggccGTCCGACCTGCTGAAACACCAGCGGATTCACACCGGAGAGCGGCCATTCATATGCAGTCAGTGCGGCAAGGGATTCACTCGCTCGTCCCACCTGCGGACACACCAACGAATTCACAACAGGGAGTAG